ACTTGCCGCAGCTTGCGCCGGCTCGCTCATTCCGGCGCTCGGATCAATCTCTCTTGACCAAGAAATCCGATAATGGGACAAGGCCAACGCTTTGCCCCCGGGCGGTTTTGGTTGGTGGCGTTGGGGGCTGAAGCTTCGCGAGGTCGGACTGCCATGCATCGCAATTTCACGCTCGGCTTGGTCGCATTGATCACGGTCGCGGCCGTCGGCTGCCAGACCAATACCGAAACCGGCGCTCTCGCAGGCGGCGGAATCGGGGCGGTCGTCGGCGGTATCATCGGCCATCAATTCCATAGCACCGCCGCCGGCGCCGCAATCGGCGCCGGAGCCGGCGCCCTCACCGGCGCGGCCATCGGCAACCAAGTCGATAAAGACGAAGCCCGCAATCGGGCTCTCATCGAACGGCAGCTCGGCCGGCCGATGCCCGGGGCCGTCTCGGTCGACGACGCCATTGCCATGACTCGGGCCGGCGTCGCCGAACCAATAATCATCGATCACGTCAACGCCGTGGGCGTGCTCCGTCCGCTCACGACCGAAGACATCATCTATTTGCAGCGCAACGGCGTCAGCCCGCGCGTGGTGCAAACGATGCAGCATCCCGCCATGCAGCCGCCGCCGATGGTCGTGCAGCAAGGCCCGCCGCCGCCGGTCGTGGTCGAAGACCCCTATTACTACCGGCCGTATTATCATCCCTGGTACTACCGCCGCCCGCCGCCGCCGCCCGGCATCGGCGTAACGATCGTACCGTAGGAACGGGCTTGAGGCTTTGAGGCTTGAGGCTGTGAGGTACAAAGGCACGTGGACGCTGCGCGTCCTAACCGTCTGACCGACTCCGCAACGACGCGAAGCGCCCGCCATTGCCCTCGTCCCTCGTCCCTCGTCCCTCGCTCCTCGCACCTCACAGCCTCCATGGAGACCTCGCTGCACCGCGACC
This DNA window, taken from Pirellulales bacterium, encodes the following:
- a CDS encoding glycine zipper domain-containing protein, yielding MHRNFTLGLVALITVAAVGCQTNTETGALAGGGIGAVVGGIIGHQFHSTAAGAAIGAGAGALTGAAIGNQVDKDEARNRALIERQLGRPMPGAVSVDDAIAMTRAGVAEPIIIDHVNAVGVLRPLTTEDIIYLQRNGVSPRVVQTMQHPAMQPPPMVVQQGPPPPVVVEDPYYYRPYYHPWYYRRPPPPPGIGVTIVP